Proteins from a single region of Flaviflexus salsibiostraticola:
- the tgt gene encoding tRNA guanosine(34) transglycosylase Tgt, protein MTTPHGTVETPAFIPVGTKATVKAVLPETVKDLGAQAVLANAYHLFLQPGSDIVDAAGGLGRFMNWPGPTFTDSGGFQVMSLGTGYQKVLSEQFAGTGQKGRDGSDLEVAENKIRRAHVDDDGVTFRSHLDGTKHRFTAEVSMRIQHELGADIIFAFDELTTLLNSRAYQVEALERTRLWAERCLIAHRQLTEERADKPYQQLFGVIQGAQYEDLRRQAARDLGSMEIDGQSFDGFGIGGALEKENLGTIVGWVSEELPENRARHLLGISEPDDLFAAVEAGADTFDCVNPSRVARNAAIYSPDGRFNITRSEFRRNFTPLVEGCGCYTCTHYTKAYLHHTFKAKEMISSTLATIHNEYYTVQLVDSIRRSIIDGSFDELKEETLGRFYARTATRGVRSVAGTPR, encoded by the coding sequence ATGACCACCCCGCACGGCACCGTTGAGACCCCTGCCTTCATCCCCGTCGGCACGAAGGCGACCGTCAAGGCCGTCCTGCCCGAGACGGTCAAGGATCTCGGGGCTCAGGCCGTGCTCGCCAACGCCTACCACCTGTTCCTCCAGCCCGGCTCCGACATCGTCGACGCCGCGGGTGGCCTGGGCCGGTTCATGAACTGGCCCGGCCCGACCTTCACGGACTCGGGCGGATTCCAGGTCATGAGCCTCGGCACCGGGTACCAGAAGGTCCTGTCGGAGCAGTTCGCCGGGACGGGGCAGAAGGGCCGGGACGGGTCCGACCTCGAGGTCGCGGAGAACAAGATCCGCCGTGCCCACGTCGACGATGATGGCGTGACGTTCCGCTCCCACCTCGACGGGACGAAGCACCGCTTCACCGCCGAGGTGTCGATGAGGATCCAGCACGAACTCGGAGCCGACATCATCTTCGCCTTCGACGAGCTCACCACTCTGCTCAACTCGCGCGCCTACCAGGTCGAGGCGCTCGAGCGGACGCGGCTGTGGGCGGAGCGCTGCCTCATTGCCCATCGGCAGCTGACCGAGGAGCGGGCCGACAAGCCCTATCAGCAGCTCTTCGGTGTCATCCAGGGCGCTCAATACGAGGACCTCCGCAGGCAGGCCGCACGGGACCTCGGCTCGATGGAGATCGATGGGCAGTCCTTCGACGGCTTCGGCATCGGCGGAGCCCTCGAGAAGGAAAACCTCGGCACGATCGTCGGATGGGTGAGCGAGGAGCTGCCCGAGAATAGGGCCCGCCACCTGCTCGGCATCTCCGAGCCGGATGATCTGTTCGCCGCAGTTGAGGCGGGGGCCGACACCTTCGACTGCGTCAACCCGTCCCGCGTGGCCCGCAACGCCGCCATCTACTCACCCGACGGCCGGTTCAACATCACCCGCTCCGAGTTCAGGCGGAACTTCACGCCGCTCGTCGAGGGCTGCGGCTGCTACACGTGCACGCACTACACGAAGGCCTACCTCCACCACACGTTCAAGGCGAAGGAGATGATCTCCTCGACCCTCGCCACGATCCACAACGAGTACTACACGGTCCAGCTGGTTGACTCGATCCGCCGATCGATCATCGACGGCTCCTTCGACGAGCTCAAAGAAGAGACCCTCGGCAGGTTCTACGCGAGGACCGCGACGAGGGGTGTCCGCTCTGTCGCGGGCACCCCTCGCTGA
- a CDS encoding PepSY domain-containing protein, which produces MNGMWKRWAAAALVLSVAGCATTDDPYIPPSATAEIDTSPGPANTEIFSVIERAESVVDGSAVGVEARLDAYTVKVLTDGRLAEVTVVGTGIIINRLGDADDDVEAFVESTVVTLADAIDAAANAYPGRVISAQVDLDGGPSFVVTIEADGDTVPVTVDGSSAEVSIPSESS; this is translated from the coding sequence ATGAACGGTATGTGGAAGAGGTGGGCTGCGGCAGCGCTGGTGCTGTCGGTCGCGGGCTGTGCGACTACAGACGACCCGTATATTCCCCCCTCCGCCACCGCCGAAATCGACACCTCGCCCGGTCCTGCGAACACAGAGATCTTCTCGGTGATCGAGCGGGCCGAGTCCGTGGTCGACGGGAGCGCGGTCGGCGTCGAGGCTCGGCTCGACGCCTATACGGTCAAGGTCCTCACCGATGGGCGCCTCGCCGAGGTCACGGTCGTCGGCACGGGGATCATCATCAACAGGCTCGGGGATGCCGACGATGATGTGGAGGCGTTCGTTGAATCGACCGTTGTCACCCTCGCGGATGCGATCGACGCGGCGGCGAACGCCTACCCCGGGAGGGTCATCTCGGCCCAGGTCGACCTCGACGGGGGCCCGAGTTTCGTCGTGACGATCGAGGCCGACGGAGATACGGTGCCGGTCACCGTGGACGGCTCGAGCGCCGAGGTGAGCATCCCGTCCGAATCGTCGTGA
- a CDS encoding winged helix-turn-helix transcriptional regulator encodes METRDGREKGGMDIPLEKCRKLEEIHFILGKRWMGPIVDTLRQRPAHFNELSRVLDVSRRMLSARLKELVAIGVVERTEENGTITYALTPSGEELGPSLDIMREWAIRHLDRMES; translated from the coding sequence ATGGAGACACGGGATGGTCGTGAGAAGGGGGGCATGGACATCCCCCTGGAGAAATGCAGGAAGCTCGAGGAGATCCACTTCATCCTCGGCAAGCGCTGGATGGGGCCGATCGTCGATACCCTCCGGCAGCGGCCCGCCCACTTCAACGAGCTCTCCCGGGTCCTCGACGTCTCGCGCCGCATGCTCTCCGCTCGCCTTAAGGAGCTCGTCGCCATCGGCGTCGTCGAACGCACGGAGGAGAACGGGACGATCACGTACGCCCTCACGCCCTCGGGTGAGGAGCTCGGTCCCTCCCTCGACATCATGAGGGAATGGGCGATCCGTCACCTGGATCGCATGGAGTCGTAG
- a CDS encoding FtsX-like permease family protein: MIALSTRLALSRIKTNSSGLDLLAITAFAVTTMLALTVAGGTSMFVDRFDSPPQALFDMTSDNRYSYWSAEEFAQTYVFLAATACAILVVPIFGLGGGAARLGASGRARRLASLRLIGMTGGEVVLMSVIESVVLTLAGAALGAVLYLSSLPLWQFVSFHNEPIATSEMIAPWWVIAAVMVFIVLLSALSTAIGLQQVVISPLGVARRETPKALQFWRVIAFIGAVAVFIVASRTFNLRESDALLIAAISGMLLLILFTVNLIGPWIIQLVARPFTRTSSPSTLLATRRLVAQPREAWRNISALAFIGFIAAFVSGMPKVPDDPIYNLQITDVGTGATITLLIGLIVAATSTLINQASFTVDRADQTVALTRMGTPRRVLNRARHRQVLLPLIVTLGIVIPLGFLTLYAMVANTPDFSMEMSGIPTLVGAIAAGFVLCLAAASASQPIETKILTSDYRRND, from the coding sequence ATGATCGCGCTCTCCACGCGCCTCGCGCTCTCACGGATCAAGACCAACAGTTCGGGCCTCGACCTGCTCGCCATCACCGCCTTCGCGGTGACAACGATGCTTGCTCTCACGGTGGCCGGCGGCACGAGCATGTTCGTCGACCGGTTCGACAGCCCGCCGCAGGCGCTCTTTGATATGACGAGCGACAACAGGTACAGCTACTGGAGTGCTGAGGAATTCGCCCAGACCTACGTGTTCCTGGCCGCAACGGCCTGCGCGATCCTCGTCGTGCCGATCTTCGGCCTGGGCGGGGGCGCGGCCCGCCTCGGCGCGTCCGGCCGAGCACGCCGGCTCGCCTCCCTCCGCCTCATCGGCATGACCGGCGGCGAGGTCGTCCTCATGTCCGTCATCGAATCGGTTGTTCTCACGCTCGCCGGCGCAGCACTGGGCGCGGTGCTCTACCTCTCCAGCCTGCCGCTGTGGCAGTTCGTGTCCTTCCATAACGAGCCGATTGCGACGTCGGAGATGATCGCCCCCTGGTGGGTCATTGCCGCGGTCATGGTCTTCATCGTCCTTCTGTCCGCCCTGTCGACCGCGATCGGGCTTCAGCAGGTCGTCATCAGCCCCCTCGGAGTCGCCCGCCGGGAGACGCCCAAGGCGCTGCAGTTCTGGCGGGTCATCGCCTTCATCGGTGCCGTCGCGGTCTTCATCGTCGCCTCTCGCACATTCAACCTCCGAGAATCCGATGCTCTTCTCATCGCGGCGATCTCCGGCATGCTTCTCCTCATCCTCTTCACCGTCAACCTCATCGGCCCCTGGATCATCCAGCTCGTCGCACGGCCCTTCACCCGTACGTCGAGCCCGTCGACGCTACTGGCCACGAGGAGACTGGTCGCGCAGCCGCGCGAGGCATGGCGCAATATCTCCGCGCTCGCCTTCATCGGCTTCATCGCCGCGTTTGTCTCGGGGATGCCGAAGGTTCCCGATGATCCGATCTACAACCTGCAGATCACGGACGTGGGCACGGGAGCCACGATCACGCTCCTCATCGGTCTCATCGTCGCCGCCACCTCGACCCTCATCAACCAGGCGTCGTTCACGGTCGACCGAGCGGACCAGACCGTCGCCCTCACGAGAATGGGGACCCCGCGCAGGGTGCTCAACCGCGCCCGTCACCGGCAGGTGCTCCTCCCCCTCATCGTCACCCTCGGGATCGTCATCCCCCTCGGCTTCCTTACTCTCTATGCCATGGTCGCGAACACCCCGGACTTCAGTATGGAGATGAGCGGGATTCCGACACTCGTCGGCGCCATCGCCGCCGGCTTCGTCCTGTGCCTCGCCGCGGCGAGCGCCTCACAGCCGATCGAGACGAAGATCCTCACCTCGGACTACCGGCGCAACGACTGA
- a CDS encoding 3-oxoacyl-ACP reductase, protein MKLDYTTFVRSAPGRFIAGKTGLPQPTDLPRYEDRAEPILGPVLVLGTSDETERIAEQLLAWDGDVRRHGDDLDRIGTIVVVLDEIATPTDTSSILRGLPAAYKKMRVGGRIVTISRTADSPEPAVNAARAGVEGFVRTLAKEARKGTTANGIVVDDGVALTESSVIGALRFLLAAKSAFVSGQTLRVSAPGGGLPARWEAPLEGRTALVTGAARGIGASIARTLVRDGAKVIILDVPAAGSALADLANEIGAIPIQMDITAADAGRRIVDELTKRDLVLHVLVHNAGITRDKYYVNMDEERWNSVIDVNIAAQLRINDTLLDSDRVGEEFRLVSLASTSGIAGNAGQANYAYSKSAVMGMVAALAPILAERGGTANAVAPGFIETDMTHRIPPVQREIFRRSNSLKQGGLPVDVAETVSFLSSLPAGGCLGQTLRVCGQNLVGR, encoded by the coding sequence ATGAAGCTCGACTACACGACATTCGTCCGATCCGCCCCCGGCCGGTTCATCGCCGGTAAGACCGGCCTGCCCCAGCCGACCGATCTGCCGCGGTACGAGGACAGGGCAGAGCCGATCCTCGGCCCCGTCCTCGTCCTCGGCACGTCCGATGAGACGGAGAGGATCGCCGAGCAGCTCCTCGCGTGGGATGGGGACGTGCGCAGGCACGGCGACGATCTCGACAGGATCGGCACGATCGTCGTCGTGCTCGACGAGATCGCGACCCCGACAGATACCTCAAGCATCCTCCGCGGCCTGCCCGCCGCGTACAAGAAGATGAGGGTGGGCGGCCGGATCGTCACCATCTCCCGCACGGCCGACAGCCCGGAGCCGGCGGTCAACGCGGCCCGGGCCGGCGTTGAGGGCTTCGTCCGCACCCTCGCGAAGGAGGCCCGGAAAGGGACGACAGCGAACGGCATTGTCGTCGATGACGGCGTCGCTCTCACCGAGTCCTCGGTGATCGGTGCGCTGCGCTTCCTCCTCGCCGCGAAGTCAGCCTTCGTCTCCGGCCAGACGCTGCGCGTCTCGGCCCCGGGAGGCGGCCTTCCTGCCCGGTGGGAGGCCCCTCTCGAGGGCAGGACGGCCCTCGTGACCGGTGCCGCGCGCGGGATCGGCGCATCGATCGCGCGCACACTCGTTCGCGACGGCGCGAAGGTCATCATCCTCGATGTGCCGGCCGCCGGCAGTGCGCTCGCGGACCTGGCGAACGAGATCGGTGCAATCCCGATCCAGATGGACATCACGGCCGCCGATGCCGGTCGTCGCATCGTCGACGAGCTGACGAAGAGGGACCTCGTCCTTCACGTCCTCGTCCACAACGCCGGCATCACCCGCGACAAGTACTACGTCAATATGGATGAGGAGCGCTGGAACTCCGTCATCGACGTCAACATCGCGGCACAGCTCCGCATCAACGACACCCTGCTCGATTCGGACCGAGTGGGCGAGGAGTTCAGACTCGTGTCGCTCGCCTCGACCTCGGGGATTGCGGGCAACGCGGGTCAGGCGAACTATGCCTACTCGAAGTCCGCCGTCATGGGCATGGTCGCCGCCCTCGCCCCGATCCTCGCGGAGCGCGGCGGCACCGCCAATGCTGTCGCCCCCGGCTTCATCGAGACGGACATGACGCACAGGATCCCGCCCGTGCAGCGGGAGATCTTCCGTCGGTCCAACTCGCTCAAGCAGGGCGGTCTGCCGGTCGACGTCGCCGAGACCGTCTCGTTCCTGTCCAGCCTTCCCGCCGGTGGCTGCCTCGGCCAGACGCTGCGCGTGTGCGGTCAGAATCTCGTGGGACGGTGA
- a CDS encoding queuosine precursor transporter, which translates to MSARFAPVRRSHYDLIVVLFVSFLLLSNIAATKLIEIDVLEWSLVFDGGAILFPLTYILGDVISEVYGFKPARRAILLGMAVSILASAVFYLVQIAPPAADYENQAAFEAVLGFVPRIVAASVIAYAVGQLINAWVLVKIKERYGEGNLWVRLLGSTVAGTAADTAIFCTVAWAGVMPVGTILNLMIVGYVYKVAVEFVLLPLTYRVVALVKQNEPAYQEIA; encoded by the coding sequence ATGTCTGCCCGTTTCGCCCCCGTCCGCCGGAGCCACTACGACCTCATCGTCGTCCTCTTCGTTTCGTTCCTCCTCCTGTCGAACATCGCCGCGACGAAGCTCATCGAGATCGATGTCCTCGAATGGAGCCTTGTCTTCGACGGCGGCGCGATTCTCTTCCCGCTCACCTACATCCTCGGCGACGTCATCTCCGAGGTGTACGGGTTCAAGCCGGCGAGGCGGGCGATCCTGCTCGGTATGGCAGTCTCCATCCTCGCCTCCGCCGTCTTCTACCTCGTCCAGATCGCACCCCCCGCAGCCGATTATGAGAACCAGGCGGCGTTCGAGGCCGTACTCGGCTTCGTGCCCCGGATCGTCGCCGCCTCGGTCATCGCCTACGCCGTCGGCCAGCTCATCAACGCCTGGGTGCTCGTCAAGATCAAGGAGCGCTACGGCGAGGGGAACCTCTGGGTGCGCCTCCTCGGATCGACCGTGGCCGGCACCGCCGCAGACACGGCGATCTTCTGCACCGTCGCGTGGGCCGGTGTCATGCCGGTCGGCACGATCCTCAACCTCATGATCGTCGGCTACGTCTACAAGGTCGCCGTCGAATTCGTCCTGCTGCCGCTCACCTACCGTGTCGTCGCCCTCGTCAAACAGAACGAACCCGCCTACCAGGAGATCGCGTGA
- a CDS encoding IS1249 family transposase, which produces MGNPSCGLCGRVMIRHGKTASGRQRFRCKACSATGTRRLDTRARDFAAFLRFVTGTGTYLDLPGGGRQARRRFAPFWSLWPLSPLVDEVHPVVFVDAIYLHRRAAILIACTPTHVVGWYVARTERTDAWAALFSRIAAPDVVVCDGGSGIVSALAQQWPTTHVQRCTFHAFSVVKRYTTSRPRTQAGVELYELARGLLAIRTREESLAWLVELTAWNARWKGFLAQKTRLPDGSYVNTHDRLVRAKNSLNTLARRGTLFTYLREDLAGLDVPATTNRIEGLNSRIRDLLRHHRGMGLTHQIKSVCWWLYARTEYPLTPAQILTATPTDQQITALFTAADHRAHAQHEINRWGTAVNWTDLHHSSPFQQDY; this is translated from the coding sequence ATGGGCAATCCTTCATGCGGCTTGTGCGGCCGGGTCATGATCCGTCACGGCAAAACCGCCTCAGGCCGACAACGTTTCCGATGCAAGGCCTGCTCGGCCACAGGCACAAGACGACTCGACACGCGGGCCCGTGATTTCGCTGCGTTCTTGAGGTTTGTCACCGGCACGGGCACCTACCTCGACCTGCCCGGAGGTGGACGGCAGGCCCGACGACGATTCGCCCCGTTCTGGAGCCTGTGGCCGTTATCGCCACTGGTGGACGAGGTTCACCCGGTCGTGTTCGTGGACGCGATCTATCTGCACCGGCGGGCCGCGATCCTGATCGCGTGCACGCCCACGCACGTAGTGGGCTGGTACGTGGCCCGCACCGAGCGCACGGACGCGTGGGCGGCACTGTTCTCCCGGATTGCCGCCCCTGATGTGGTCGTGTGCGACGGGGGCAGCGGCATTGTCTCGGCCCTTGCCCAGCAGTGGCCCACCACCCACGTTCAGCGCTGCACGTTCCACGCGTTCAGCGTGGTCAAGCGCTACACCACCAGCCGGCCGCGTACCCAGGCCGGAGTGGAGCTCTATGAGCTCGCCAGGGGCCTGTTGGCGATCCGCACCCGCGAGGAATCCCTGGCCTGGCTGGTCGAGCTCACGGCGTGGAACGCCCGGTGGAAGGGCTTCCTCGCGCAGAAGACGCGTCTGCCCGACGGCAGCTATGTCAACACCCATGACCGGCTCGTGCGAGCGAAGAACTCGCTGAACACTCTCGCCCGGCGTGGCACCCTGTTCACCTACCTGCGCGAGGACCTCGCGGGCCTGGATGTGCCCGCGACGACGAATCGGATCGAAGGGCTCAACAGTCGTATCCGTGACCTGCTGCGCCACCACCGCGGAATGGGACTGACCCACCAGATCAAGTCCGTGTGCTGGTGGCTGTACGCACGCACCGAATATCCCTTGACGCCAGCGCAGATCCTTACCGCCACGCCAACCGATCAGCAGATCACTGCGCTGTTCACCGCCGCAGATCACCGAGCCCATGCCCAACACGAGATCAACCGGTGGGGCACTGCCGTCAACTGGACCGACCTCCACCACAGCAGCCCCTTCCAACAGGACTACTGA
- a CDS encoding MaoC/PaaZ C-terminal domain-containing protein: MINHDELPSFGRTFGAAALQAARMKVRPSRSGELPGTEARAVVAADAATHADFVHLVGDTVTDHLHPGYVHVLGFPLTMSLLVQKDFPLPLLGMIHLTNHVTQTRGIELGEEMEMIASIGNPKPHYAGTVLESVIRVLVGGEEVLVDTAGYLVRGSDLGGPRPERPEREEFVPGPATAQWRLGADAGRRYAKVSGDANPIHLTKLTAKPFGFPRPIVHGMYSASRAYSATGIGNDGPREWFVEFEAPVSLPGTVQFAAERSNGRIEYAGWRAARGEKPARRHFTGYVE, translated from the coding sequence ATGATCAACCACGATGAGCTGCCGTCCTTCGGCAGGACCTTCGGAGCGGCCGCACTTCAAGCGGCGAGAATGAAGGTGCGCCCGAGCAGGTCAGGAGAGCTTCCCGGTACCGAGGCCCGTGCGGTCGTGGCCGCGGATGCGGCGACGCATGCCGACTTCGTCCACCTTGTGGGCGACACGGTGACGGACCACCTCCACCCGGGCTACGTCCACGTCCTCGGATTCCCGCTCACCATGTCGCTTCTCGTGCAGAAGGACTTCCCGCTGCCGCTGCTCGGCATGATCCATTTGACGAACCACGTCACCCAGACCCGCGGCATCGAGCTCGGCGAGGAGATGGAGATGATCGCCTCGATCGGGAACCCGAAGCCGCACTATGCGGGCACCGTCCTCGAGTCCGTCATCCGCGTCCTCGTCGGCGGCGAGGAGGTGCTGGTCGACACGGCCGGCTACCTCGTCCGCGGGTCGGACCTCGGCGGACCGCGCCCCGAGCGGCCTGAGCGCGAGGAGTTCGTTCCCGGGCCCGCCACGGCCCAGTGGCGTCTCGGTGCGGACGCCGGCCGGCGCTACGCGAAGGTTTCGGGCGACGCGAATCCGATTCACCTGACGAAGCTCACCGCCAAGCCCTTCGGCTTCCCCCGGCCCATCGTCCACGGGATGTATTCCGCCTCGCGGGCCTACTCCGCGACCGGTATCGGCAATGACGGTCCGCGCGAGTGGTTCGTTGAGTTCGAGGCCCCGGTGTCGCTGCCCGGCACCGTCCAGTTCGCCGCGGAGCGGTCGAACGGGCGGATCGAGTACGCGGGGTGGCGGGCGGCTCGAGGTGAGAAGCCCGCGCGGCGCCACTTCACCGGTTATGTCGAGTGA
- a CDS encoding IS481 family transposase, whose protein sequence is MSHANAPLTPVGRQRLASLIVDQGWSIRRAAERFQVSPATASKWASRYRAGEPLVDRSSRPHHSPMRLAERREHRIISLRFTRRWGPHRISYHLGIPRSTVERVLARYRMPLLAHLDQATGLPVRKPRPVRYEKQRPGELVHVDIKKLGRIPDGGGHRMLGRANGKRNRRHGVGYAFLHHAVDDYSRLAYSEILADEKKETAAAFWHRARMFFAQAGVTVAAVMTDNGSCYRSRTFAAALGPDVKHRRTRPYRPQTNGKVERFNRTLATEWAYAQMYESDGARAATYSTWLHHYNHHRPHTGIGGQTPSDRVHNLTGNYN, encoded by the coding sequence ATGTCCCACGCTAACGCACCATTGACCCCTGTGGGCAGGCAGCGCCTGGCTTCTCTGATCGTCGATCAGGGATGGTCGATCCGACGCGCAGCGGAGCGATTCCAGGTCTCACCTGCCACCGCATCGAAATGGGCGTCCCGATACCGCGCGGGTGAACCTCTCGTGGATCGTTCCTCGCGCCCGCATCACTCACCCATGAGGCTTGCGGAGCGGCGCGAGCACCGCATCATCAGCCTGCGGTTCACCCGCCGGTGGGGACCGCACCGGATCAGCTACCACCTGGGCATCCCGCGGTCCACGGTCGAACGCGTCCTTGCCCGGTACCGGATGCCTCTGCTGGCACATCTGGATCAAGCAACCGGGCTGCCCGTCCGTAAGCCTCGCCCTGTGCGCTACGAGAAACAGCGTCCGGGCGAGCTTGTGCATGTCGACATCAAGAAGCTCGGCCGTATCCCTGACGGTGGTGGACATCGCATGCTCGGACGCGCCAACGGCAAGCGTAACCGTCGCCATGGCGTCGGGTACGCGTTTCTGCATCACGCGGTCGATGACTACTCGCGTCTGGCCTACTCCGAGATCCTTGCCGACGAGAAGAAAGAAACAGCCGCCGCGTTCTGGCACCGAGCGCGCATGTTCTTCGCCCAGGCCGGAGTGACCGTTGCGGCGGTGATGACCGATAACGGGTCTTGTTACCGCTCTCGAACGTTCGCAGCCGCGCTCGGACCTGATGTGAAACATCGTCGAACTCGTCCGTATCGGCCCCAGACCAACGGGAAAGTTGAACGTTTCAACCGCACCCTCGCCACCGAGTGGGCCTACGCCCAGATGTACGAAAGCGACGGAGCCAGGGCCGCAACGTACAGCACCTGGCTCCACCACTACAATCATCACCGACCCCACACCGGAATCGGAGGACAGACTCCCTCAGACCGTGTTCACAACCTCACTGGGAACTACAACTAG
- a CDS encoding acetyl-CoA C-acetyltransferase: MIGELVNHPRRAAILGGNRIPFARAGKAYRNVSNQDMLTAALDGLVARFSLQGELLGDVAAGAVLKHAKDFNLTREAVLGSALDSRTPAIDLQRACATGLDGVALVANKIALGQIEVGIGGGVDSTSDAPIEVSGDLRAILHRANSARTTKDRLKALAAIRPSHLKPSAPSAAEVRTGLNMGQHQALSTERWNVTREEQDEIAFESHRRLAAAYEKGFFDDLMTGYQGLARDENLRESTMEKLASLKPAFGGPEGTMTAGNSTPLSDGASTVLIASEEWAERHGHQPLAYIRDVHTRSVDFTSGADLLSAPAYAAPEMLARNGLTLEDMDFVEIHEAFAATVVMILKAWEDEEFGRNELGLEGAFGTVPRDRLNVYGSSLAAGHPFAATGGRIVATLAKTLYEAGPGKLGLISICAAGGQGTVALLESAR; encoded by the coding sequence TTGATCGGAGAACTCGTGAATCATCCTCGCAGAGCGGCCATCCTGGGCGGCAACAGAATCCCCTTCGCGCGCGCAGGCAAAGCCTATCGGAACGTCAGCAACCAGGACATGCTGACCGCCGCCCTGGACGGGCTGGTCGCCCGATTCTCCCTCCAGGGGGAGCTGCTCGGCGATGTCGCCGCCGGCGCAGTGCTCAAGCATGCCAAGGATTTCAACCTCACCCGTGAGGCCGTCCTCGGATCCGCTCTCGACTCGCGCACGCCCGCCATCGACCTGCAGCGCGCCTGCGCGACGGGCCTCGACGGCGTTGCGCTCGTCGCCAACAAGATCGCCCTCGGCCAGATCGAGGTCGGCATCGGCGGCGGAGTCGACTCGACGTCAGACGCACCGATCGAGGTGAGCGGCGATCTGCGCGCCATCCTCCACAGGGCGAACTCGGCGCGCACGACGAAGGACAGGCTCAAGGCGCTCGCGGCGATCCGCCCCAGCCATCTCAAGCCCTCTGCGCCCTCGGCGGCCGAGGTGCGCACGGGCCTCAACATGGGCCAGCACCAGGCCCTGTCGACGGAGCGCTGGAACGTCACCCGCGAGGAGCAGGACGAGATCGCCTTCGAGTCCCACAGGCGGCTCGCCGCGGCCTACGAGAAGGGGTTCTTCGATGACCTCATGACCGGCTACCAGGGCCTCGCGCGTGACGAGAACCTCCGCGAGTCGACCATGGAGAAGCTCGCCTCCCTCAAGCCCGCCTTCGGCGGCCCCGAGGGGACGATGACGGCCGGCAACTCGACACCGCTGTCCGATGGCGCCTCGACCGTCCTCATCGCTTCCGAGGAGTGGGCGGAGAGGCACGGCCACCAGCCCCTCGCCTACATCCGCGATGTCCACACCCGCTCGGTCGACTTCACGTCCGGAGCCGACCTGCTGTCGGCGCCCGCCTACGCCGCGCCGGAGATGCTGGCCCGCAACGGCCTCACACTCGAGGATATGGACTTCGTCGAGATCCACGAGGCCTTCGCCGCCACCGTTGTCATGATCCTCAAGGCCTGGGAGGACGAGGAGTTCGGCAGGAATGAGCTCGGGCTCGAGGGCGCCTTCGGCACCGTCCCGCGGGACCGCCTCAACGTCTACGGATCGTCGCTCGCCGCGGGGCACCCCTTCGCCGCGACGGGCGGACGCATTGTCGCCACCCTCGCGAAGACCCTGTACGAGGCCGGCCCCGGCAAGCTCGGCCTCATCTCGATCTGCGCCGCCGGCGGTCAGGGCACCGTCGCCCTCCTCGAATCGGCTCGATGA
- a CDS encoding TetR/AcrR family transcriptional regulator produces MNPTTSTDRRTTRWADHREQRRAELIHVARRLIHTDGPDVTMAAIAAASGTSKSIVYRYFQDKDELKQALGESILSRMRDRLEAGVRAGSTPEESICTMVRMYVDAAASSVNVYHFVTQPSEGLSQFLDDCARLVAESMAGRLPADRLDAWSAGVIGFVNAAFRSWMDSDRTMSREQITDFILTSILSGVPHDDNDSPGTLRGDL; encoded by the coding sequence GTGAACCCCACCACTTCGACTGACAGGCGGACTACGCGCTGGGCTGATCACCGCGAACAGCGGCGAGCCGAGCTCATCCATGTTGCCCGCCGGCTCATCCACACGGATGGTCCCGATGTGACGATGGCGGCGATCGCCGCCGCCAGCGGCACGTCGAAGTCGATCGTCTACCGGTATTTCCAGGACAAGGACGAGCTCAAGCAGGCATTGGGCGAGTCGATCCTGTCCCGCATGCGGGACAGGCTGGAGGCGGGGGTTCGGGCCGGGTCGACGCCCGAGGAGTCGATCTGCACGATGGTGCGGATGTATGTCGACGCGGCAGCCAGTTCAGTCAACGTCTACCACTTCGTCACCCAGCCCTCCGAGGGACTGTCGCAGTTCCTCGATGACTGCGCCCGACTCGTCGCTGAGTCGATGGCGGGCAGGCTCCCCGCCGACCGGCTCGATGCCTGGTCTGCCGGAGTCATCGGATTCGTCAACGCCGCCTTCCGGTCGTGGATGGATTCAGACAGAACCATGAGCAGAGAACAGATCACCGACTTCATCCTCACTTCGATCCTTTCGGGAGTCCCCCATGACGACAACGATTCCCCCGGTACCCTCCGGGGAGACCTCTGA